From the Cucurbita pepo subsp. pepo cultivar mu-cu-16 chromosome LG05, ASM280686v2, whole genome shotgun sequence genome, one window contains:
- the LOC111794817 gene encoding piriformospora indica-insensitive protein 2, producing the protein MAVLRRFLWLLLVFFITLLQCFSISHQQQLPVLSSVERDSVFAVLAAVNSAVPWRRFFPDDLCSAAPHGVVCDYFYEFPNSTEPDAVHITELSFGFISDYSANPPCSSNSTIDPVLFSSFRYLRKLVFYKCFTSDVAVYLSDGDSPAFAASLEELVLVDNPSLVVSLESLFANFTNIRRAIITGNGVYGEIPERISDSGELEEISLSRNRLTGQIPASLSKLKKLKILDLSRNFLDGYAPESIGNLSELLKLDLSSNRISGRVPESYRNLQKLEFLDLSFNRFGNFGIPKFLSEIPRLKEVHLSGNLLGGEIPEKWEKLKRLSTVGFSSMGLTGKIPPSMAVHLRSLNYLGLDGNNLEGTLPPEFEFLKTLNGLNVENNNLSGRVPFSANFCAKLEGKLRLRGNPDLCVDEELKNVKNGSVLGKIKLCQQSVITQQLFLSGCSSFMLDSVKLQSTLLMAVFWIFLLNFFGVFEG; encoded by the coding sequence atggCTGTTCTTCGCCGCTTTCTATGGCTTCTTCTTGTCTTCTTCATCACCCTTCTGCAGTGTTTCTCCATTTCCCATCAGCAACAACTCCCTGTTTTGTCTTCTGTGGAGCGAGACTCTGTTTTTGCTGTTCTTGCCGCCGTCAACTCCGCTGTCCCGTGGCGGAGATTCTTCCCCGATGATCTTTGCTCTGCCGCTCCACACGGCGTCGTTTGTGACTACTTTTATGAATTCCCGAACAGTACGGAGCCTGATGCTGTTCATATCACCGAGTTGAGCTTTGGTTTTATCTCCGACTACTCTGCGAATCCGCCCTGTTCTTCCAATTCTACTATCGACCCAGTTCTTTTCTCCTCCTTTAGATACCTGCGCAAGCTCGTCTTCTACAAGTGCTTCACCTCCGACGTCGCGGTTTATTTATCCGACGGTGACTCGCCGGCGTTTGCGGCGAGTTTGGAGGAGCTTGTTTTAGTGGATAATCCGTCGTTGGTTGTTTCTCTTGAAAGTCTCTTTGCaaatttcacaaacataaGAAGAGCAATCATCACTGGAAATGGCGTTTACGGTGAAATCCCAGAACGGATTTCTGACTCCGGCGAACTGGAAGAAATTAGCCTCTCCCGGAACCGTCTCACTGGTCAGATTCCGGCTAGTTTGTCGAAGCTCAAGAAGCTGAAGATTCTCGACCTCAGTCGGAATTTCCTTGACGGATATGCTCCTGAATCCATTGGAAATCTCTCAGAGCTTCTGAAATTGGACTTAAGCTCTAACAGAATCTCCGGCAGAGTTCCGGAAAGCTACCGGAACCTGCAGAAACTGGAGTTTCTGGACTTGAGCTTCAATCGTTTTGGGAATTTCGGGATACCCAAATTTCTATCGGAGATTCCGAGGTTGAAGGAGGTTCATCTGAGCGGCAACTTGCTCGGAGGGGAGATTCCAGAGAAATGGGAGAAGCTTAAGAGGTTGTCCACGGTTGGATTTTCTAGCATGGGATTGACCGGAAAAATTCCTCCATCAATGGCGGTTCATCTGAGAAGTTTAAACTATTTGGGGCTTGACGGTAACAATCTTGAAGGGACATTGCCGCCGGAGTTTGAGTTTCTGAAGACATTGAATGGACTCAATGTAGAGAACAACAATCTAAGCGGCAGAGTTCCATTTTCTGCAAATTTCTGTGCAAAACTTGAAGGGAAATTAAGATTAAGAGGGAACCCAGATCTGTGTGTTGATGAAGAGCTCAAGAATGTTAAAAATGGAAGCGTTTTGGGGAAGATCAAACTGTGTCAACAATCAGTCATCACACAGCAGCTTTTTCTCAGTGGGTGTTCTTCATTCATGCTTGATTCTGTTAAGCTTCAGAGTACTCTGTTAATGGCGGTTTTCTGGATTTTCTTGCTGAATTTTTTCGGAGTTTTTGAGGGTTAA
- the LOC111794819 gene encoding protein NPGR2-like translates to MKDLWLLSNNMKSDVKIKWRRRAGKGENIRKIMKCLCSGEKRAGDGMIPASELQSTLENSASEHSSRIGGTVMKPEIGNIEEAESSLRESGCLNYEEARALLGRYEYQKGNIEAALHVFEGIDITAVTSKIMTSIARTGHRPRRRSQRFSDPPMSMHAVSLLLEAIFLKAKSLQGLGRFGEAAQSCKVILDILESSFPEGLPENFGADCKLQDTVTKAVELIPELWKQGDSSQEAILSYRRALLHQWNLDAGTTARIQKEFAIFLLYSGNEAYPPNLRSQMDSSFVPKNNYEEAILLFMILLRKVVLKRIDWDPSILDHLSFALTISGDTSALAGQVEELPPGILHRNDRYHTLALCYYGAGEDLAALNLLRKLLGSHEDPKSLPALLMASKICGEHSDHAEEGTRYARRALQNLDAGCDQLIGVANCLLGVSLSVYSKSAVVDSERSSRQSEAIEALEAARKKTRMTDPNVLYHLSVEYADERKLDSALHFAKKCLKLEGGSNIRTWLLVARILSALKRFVDGEGIINAALEQTGKWDQGELLRTKAKLLIAQDELKGAIGTYTQLLAVFQVQSKSFGLGDKKLHKNSRNCIRSLQLEVWHDLALVYIRLSQWHNAEACLSKSKAIHSHSASRCHLTGMLYEAKGLYKEALKAFMAALDIDPVHVPSLVSSAVVLRRLGHQSHPVVRSFLMDAIRLNQTNHAAWYNLGLFYRAEGTKSSLAEAVECFEAATFLEETAPVESFR, encoded by the exons ATGAAAG ATCTTTGGCTGCTGTCAAACAATATGAAGAGTGATGTTAAGATAAAATGGCGGCGGAGAGCTGGAAAAGGGGAGAACATTAGGAAGATAATGAAGTGTTTATGTTCTGGAGAGAAAAGAGCTGGTGATGGTATGATTCCTGCATCAGAATTGCAGTCAACTTTGGAGAATTCAGCAAGCGAACACTCCTCACGAATCGGCGGGACTGTCATGAAGCCAGAAATTGGCAATATAGAAGAAGCCGAGTCTTCGCTTCGTGAGAGCGGTTGCTTGAATTATGAG GAAGCAAGAGCATTGCTGGGAAGATATGAATATCAAAAAGGAAACATTGAAGCTGCTCTTCATGTATTTGAAGGAATAGATATCACTGCAGTAACTAGTAAGATAATGACCTCCATTGCTAGAACAGGACACCGTCCAAGGAGACGATCGCAACGTTTTAGTGACCCACCAATGTCTATGCATGCTGTCAGTTTACTGTTGGAAGCCATCTTTCTAAAAGCAAAATCCTTGCAAGGCCTTGGGAGGTTTGGAG AAGCTGCTCAATCTTGCAAAGTTATTCTGGACATACTTGAATCTTCATTTCCCGAAGGGTTGCCTGAAAACTTTGGTGCTGATTGTAAATTGCAGGACACAGTAACGAAAGCTGTTGAGCTGATACCAGAACTATGGAAACAAGGCGATTCTTCTCAAGAAGCGATCCTTTCATATCGGCGGGCACTCCTTCATCAATGGAACCTCGATGCGGGAACCACCGCTCGAATTCAGAAAGAGTTTGCCATTTTTCTTCTGTACAGTGGAAATGAAGCATACCCTCCAAATCTCCGGTCTCAAATGGACAGCTCATTTGTACCAAAAAACAATTATGAAGAAGCTATACTCTTATTTATGATACTACTTAGAAAAGTTGTTCTTAAGAGGATTGATTGGGATCCATCAATCTTGGATCACCTCTCCTTTGCACTAACAATATCAGGGGATACAAGCGCTTTGGCAGGTCAAGTAGAGGAATTGCCTCCTGGGATTCTACATCGAAACGATAGGTACCATACTCTCGCTCTTTGTTACTATGGAGCTGGAGAAGACTTGGCTGCTTTGAATCTTCTGAGGAAATTGTTGGGCAGTCATGAGGATCCTAAATCTCTTCCTGCTTTATTAATGGCGTCAAAGATTTGTGGAGAGCACAGTGATCATGCTGAAGAAGGAACACGTTATGCTCGTCGAGCTCTTCAAAACTTGGATGCTGGATGTGATCAACTGATAGGTGTTGCCAACTGTTTGTTGGGTGTCTCTCTGTCTGTATATTCTAAATCAGCAGTTGTAGATTCTGAGCGGTCCTCCAGACAATCTGAGGCGATAGAGGCCCTGGAAGCTGCACGGAAGAAGACTCGAATGACCGATCCTAATGTTCTCTACCATTTGAGTGTTGAATATGCTGATGAGAGGAAGTTGGATTCAGCACTTCATTTTGCAAAGAAGTGTCTCAAACTGGAAGGTGGATCTAATATTAGAACTTGGTTACTGGTGGCTCGGATACTCTCTGCCCTGAAACGATTCGTGGATGGCGAAGGTATTATAAATGCAGCTCTGGAGCAGACTGGGAAATGGGATCAAGGCGAATTGCTTCGAACAAAAGCAAAGCTTCTGATAGCACAAGATGAGCTGAAAGGTGCTATTGGGACTTATACTCAGTTACTCGCTGTTTTTCAAGTTCAGAGTAAAAGTTTTGGCTTGGGAGATAAGAAGCTACATAAG AACAGCAGAAATTGTATCAGAAGCTTGCAATTGGAAGTGTGGCATGATTTAGCTCTAGTCTATATAAGGCTTTCACAATGGCACAATGCCGAGGCTTGCCTTTCCAAGTCAAAGGCCATCCATTCTCATTCGGCATCTAGATGTCATCTCACAG GTATGCTTTATGAAGCAAAAGGATTGTATAAAGAAGCTTTGAAGGCTTTTATGGCTGCTCTGGACATCGATCCCGTTCATGTCCCGAGCTTGGTTTCGTCTGCCGTAGTTCTCAGACGTCTCGGCCACCAATCGCACCCCGTTGTTCGCAGCTTTTTGATGGATGCTATACGTCTCAACCAGACAAACCACGCTGCGTGGTACAATCTCGGGCTATTCTACAGAGCTGAAGGAACCAAATCTTCATTGGCTGAAGCTGTTGAATGTTTTGAGGCTGCAACATTTCTTGAAGAGACTGCTCCTGTTGAATCCTTCAGATAA
- the LOC111794820 gene encoding rho GDP-dissociation inhibitor 1-like: MEVGKRVEEEAGPSSAGKIDELRGEKLPQTASGKQSEESEVGDEEVDDKEGFTPGPLLSLKEQIDKDKDDESLRRWKEKLLGCLESDLSEQREPEVKFHSIGIISDEFGEIITPLPVNENQGGRVLFTLREGSRYQLRLTFTVMHNIVSGLSYSNKVWRGGLLVDRTQGMLGTFAPQREQYVETLEEETTPSGVLARGNYSAKLKFEDDDNRCYMELPYSFEIKKGS; this comes from the exons ATGGAGGTTGGAAAGAGGGTAGAAGAGGAAGCAGGGCCGTCTTCGGCCGGGAAAATTGATGAGCTCCGGGGGGAGAAGCTGCCGCAGACGGCGAGTGGGAAGCAAAGTGAGGAGTCCGAGGTCGGAGATGAAGAGGTTGATGATAAAGAGGGGTTCACTCCAGGGCCTTTGCTTTCACTTAAAGAACAGATTGACAAGGATAAg GATGATGAAAGCCTGAGAAGGTGGAAAGAAAAGTTGCTTGGCTGCTTAGAAAGTGACTTAAGTG AACAAAGGGAACCTGAAGTCAAATTCCACTCCATTGGGATTATTTCTGATGAGTTTGGGGAAATCATCACTCCATTGCCTGTTAATGAAAATCAAGGTGGCCGTGTTCTCTTTACTCTCCGAGAAGGATCTAGGTATCAACTTCGGTTGACGTTTACCGTAATGCATAACATCGTCTCAGGCCTGTCCTACTCGAATAAAGTCTGGAGAGGAGGATTGCTAG TTGATCGGACACAAGGAATGTTGGGTACTTTTGCCCCGCAGCGAGAGCAGTATGTCGAAACGTTGGAGGAGGAGACCACTCCTTCTGGTGTTCTTGCAAGGGGAAATTACTCTGCAAAGCTGAAG TTCGAAGACGACGACAACCGGTGTTACATGGAACTCCCGTATTCCTTTGAGATCAAGAAGGGCAGTTAG
- the LOC111794818 gene encoding casein kinase 1-like protein 6 isoform X1 — protein MDHVIGGKFKLGRKIGSGSFGELYLAVNVQTGEEVAVKLEPVKTKHPQLHYESKLYMLLQGGTGIPHLKWFGVESDYNIMVIDLLGPSLEDLFNYCNRKFTLKTVLMLADQLINRVEYMHSRGFLHRDIKPDNFLMGLGRKANQVYVIDYGLAKKYRDLQTHKHIPYRENKNLTGTARYASVSTHLGIEQSRRDDLESLGYVLMYFLRGSLPWQGLKAGTKKQKYDKISEKKMSTPIEVLCKSHPPEFVSYFHYCRSLRFEDKPDYSYLKRLFRDLFIREGYQFDYVFDWTILKHHPQSGGSSSRGRQSSGKAALTPGPSAERPERTSVGKELRERLSGAVEVFSRRNVSGSSPHVDHPKQKAHEDVLPDPDRARGSSRYGSSSRRAIITNSKPGSSGDHSGEGRRLVSSTGRPSTTQRLHSSHETKPTSFVRQSTKSGRDDPLRSFELLSIRK, from the exons ATGGACCATGTGATTGGGGGGAAGTTCAAGCTCGGGAGGAAGATTGGGAGTGGGTCTTTTGGAGAGCTCTATTTAG CTGTTAATGTACAAACTGGGGAGGAGGTTGCAGTCAAACTA gAACCTGTGAAAACCAAGCATCCTCAGCTTCATTATGAGTCCAAATTGTATATGCTTCTTCAAGGAGGAA CGGGAATACCCCACCTGAAGTGGTTTGGAGTTGAGAGTGATTACAACATTATGGTGATCGATCTTCTTGGGCCAAGTTTGGAAGATTTATTTAACTACTGTAATAGGAAGTTTACATTGAAAACTGTCTTGATGCTTGCAGATCAATTA ATTAACAGGGTTGAGTACATGCACTCAAGAGGTTTTCTCCATCGTGACATAAAACCCGACAACTTCTTAATGGGACTTGGGCGGAAAGCCAATCAG GTATATGTCATTGACTATGGCCTCGCAAAGAAGTATAGAGATCTGCAGACTCATAAGCATATACCATACAG GGAGAACAAGAACCTCACTGGCACAGCTCGCTATGCTAGTGTTAGCACTCACCTAGGAATTG AGCAAAGTAGAAGGGATGACCTAGAGTCTCTTGGTTATGTGCTTATGTATTTCCTAAGAGGAAG CCTTCCCTGGCAGGGTCTTAAGGCAGGCACGAAGAAGCAAAAGTATGACAAAATcagtgaaaagaaaatgtcgACTCCTATTGAG gtGCTTTGCAAATCACATCCACCTGAGTTTGTATCTTATTTCCATTACTGTCGATCACTGAGATTTGAGGACAAGCCAGATTATTCGTATTTAAAGCGACTTTTTCGCGATTTATTCATACGAGAAG GCTATCAATTTGATTATGTGTTTGACTGGACTATACTGAAGCACCACCCTCAAAGTGGTGGCAGCAGTTCCAGAGGACGA CAGTCAAGTGGAAAAGCTGCACTTACTCCAGGACCATCTGCAGAAAGGCCGGAGAGAACCTCAG TTGGGAAAGAGCTCCGAGAAAGATTGTCAGGTGCAGTTGAAGTATTTTCCAGGAGGAATGTCTCTGGTTCCAGTCCACATGTTGATCATCCCAAACAAAAGGCTCACGAGGATGTG CTTCCTGATCCTGACCGAGCACGTGGTTCTTCTCGATACGGAAGCTCCTCAAGAAGAGCTATAATTACAAACAGCAAGCCTGGTTCTTCTGGTGATCACAGTGGTGAGGGTCGTCGACTTGTTTCCAGCACTGGGCGCCCCTCTACCACACAGAGACTTCATTCTTCTCATGAGACAAAACCAACCTCATTTGTTCGACAATCAACAAAAAGCGGTCGTGACGATCCTCTCCGGAGCTTTGAACTTCTATCAATCAGGAAGTAA
- the LOC111794822 gene encoding heterogeneous nuclear ribonucleoprotein 1-like, with amino-acid sequence MDSDEGKLFIGGIAWDTSEETLRGHFAQFGEVIQAVIMRDKTTGRPRGFGFVVFSDPSVLDQVLQDKHTIDGRQVEAKRALSREEQQTSSRSGSYNSGRSSGGSGYFKTKKIFVGGLPSALTEDGFRQYFENYGQVTDVVIMYDQNTQRPRGFGFITFDNEDAVDRVLCKSFHELNGKLVEVKRALPKDANPGSGGRGGYQNYGSSGANANNFDGRSDGNRYMQAQSTAGGFPPYSGYGVSSYGYGGPNSGVPYGSYGSYGVGMYGGASAGFGGPAVPFGNPTAVNAGYLSGAHGAMKSSWTNQAPGYGGPGYGASPGFGAAAPWSASGTGVPPSAPRGQSPSGASGYANQGYYGGNDGPYGGYGTSGGRATGAPNSNVGSGQSGEPHGTSGGYMGSGYDDTNGNSGYSSGGWRSDASQTPGGYGGGYGGTQSRHG; translated from the exons ATGGACTCCGACGAGGGGAAGCTTTTCATCGGAGGAATAGCTTGGGACACTTCCGAGGAGACGCTCAGAGGCCATTTCGCCCAATTTGGCGAAGTTATCCAGGCCGTTATTATGCGCGACAAGACCACTGGCCGTCCTCGAGGCTTTGGGTTTGTCGTTTTCTCTGATCCTTCAGTTCTTGATCAGGTGCTTCAGGATAAGCACACAATCGATGGCCGCCAG GTGGAGGCAAAAAGGGCTTTATCAAGAGAGGAACAGCAAACTTCCTCAAGAAGTGGGAGCTATAACTCCGGCAGAAGCTCTGGAGGTAGTGGATATTTTaagaccaaaaaaatatttgttggcGGTCTACCTTCGGCACTAACAGAAGATGGGTTCCGGcagtattttgaaaattatggcCAAGTAACTGATGTAGTGATTATGTATGACCAAAATACTCAGAGACCTCGTGGATTTGGTTTCATAACATTTGACAATGAAGATGCAGTTGATAGAGTACTTTGTAAGAGCTTTCATGAACTGAATGGTAAACTTGTAGAGGTGAAACGGGCACTTCCTAAGGATGCAAATCCAGGAAGTGGTGGCCGTGGAGGCTATCAAAATTATGGTTCTTCTGGCGCTAACGCTAACAACTTCGATGGTAGATCAGATGGCAATAGATATATGCAAGCACAGTCTACTGCTGGTGGTTTCCCACCATATTCTGGATATGGTGTTTCAAGTTATGGTTATGGAGGACCAAACAGTGGTGTTCCTTATGGAAGTTATGGTAGTTATGGTGTTGGTATGTATGGTGGCGCTAGTGCTGGATTTGGTGGTCCAGCTGTACCATTTGGAAATCCAACTGCAGTCAATGCTGGTTATCTAAGTGGAGCACATGGGGCGATGAAAAGTTCTTGGACCAACCAAGCTCCAGGATATGGTGGTCCCGGCTATGGCGCTAGTCCAGGCTTTGGGGCTGCAGCTCCTTGGAGTGCCTCGGGTACTGGTGTACCTCCTTCTGCCCCAAGGGGCCAATCTCCTAGTGGAGCTTCTGGATATGCGAATCAAGGTTATTATGGTGGAAATGATGGTCCTTATGGCGGCTATGGAACCTCTGGAGGACGAGCTACAGGTGCTCCAAATAGCAATGTTGGTAGCGGTCAAAGTGGAGAGCCACATGGCACGAGTGGTGGGTACATGGGGAGTGGATATGATGACACTAATGGAAATTCAGGTTACTCTAGTGGTGGCTGGAGATCCGATGCTTCACAGACTCCTGGTGGTTACGGTGGTGGTTATGGTGGCACTCAGTCTAGGCATGGTTAA
- the LOC111794818 gene encoding casein kinase 1-like protein 10 isoform X2, which translates to MDHVIGGKFKLGRKIGSGSFGELYLAVNVQTGEEVAVKLEPVKTKHPQLHYESKLYMLLQGGTGIPHLKWFGVESDYNIMVIDLLGPSLEDLFNYCNRKFTLKTVLMLADQLINRVEYMHSRGFLHRDIKPDNFLMGLGRKANQVYVIDYGLAKKYRDLQTHKHIPYRENKNLTGTARYASVSTHLGIEQSRRDDLESLGYVLMYFLRGSLPWQGLKAGTKKQKYDKISEKKMSTPIEVLCKSHPPEFVSYFHYCRSLRFEDKPDYSYLKRLFRDLFIREGYQFDYVFDWTILKHHPQSGGSSSRGRSSGKAALTPGPSAERPERTSVGKELRERLSGAVEVFSRRNVSGSSPHVDHPKQKAHEDVLPDPDRARGSSRYGSSSRRAIITNSKPGSSGDHSGEGRRLVSSTGRPSTTQRLHSSHETKPTSFVRQSTKSGRDDPLRSFELLSIRK; encoded by the exons ATGGACCATGTGATTGGGGGGAAGTTCAAGCTCGGGAGGAAGATTGGGAGTGGGTCTTTTGGAGAGCTCTATTTAG CTGTTAATGTACAAACTGGGGAGGAGGTTGCAGTCAAACTA gAACCTGTGAAAACCAAGCATCCTCAGCTTCATTATGAGTCCAAATTGTATATGCTTCTTCAAGGAGGAA CGGGAATACCCCACCTGAAGTGGTTTGGAGTTGAGAGTGATTACAACATTATGGTGATCGATCTTCTTGGGCCAAGTTTGGAAGATTTATTTAACTACTGTAATAGGAAGTTTACATTGAAAACTGTCTTGATGCTTGCAGATCAATTA ATTAACAGGGTTGAGTACATGCACTCAAGAGGTTTTCTCCATCGTGACATAAAACCCGACAACTTCTTAATGGGACTTGGGCGGAAAGCCAATCAG GTATATGTCATTGACTATGGCCTCGCAAAGAAGTATAGAGATCTGCAGACTCATAAGCATATACCATACAG GGAGAACAAGAACCTCACTGGCACAGCTCGCTATGCTAGTGTTAGCACTCACCTAGGAATTG AGCAAAGTAGAAGGGATGACCTAGAGTCTCTTGGTTATGTGCTTATGTATTTCCTAAGAGGAAG CCTTCCCTGGCAGGGTCTTAAGGCAGGCACGAAGAAGCAAAAGTATGACAAAATcagtgaaaagaaaatgtcgACTCCTATTGAG gtGCTTTGCAAATCACATCCACCTGAGTTTGTATCTTATTTCCATTACTGTCGATCACTGAGATTTGAGGACAAGCCAGATTATTCGTATTTAAAGCGACTTTTTCGCGATTTATTCATACGAGAAG GCTATCAATTTGATTATGTGTTTGACTGGACTATACTGAAGCACCACCCTCAAAGTGGTGGCAGCAGTTCCAGAGGACGA TCAAGTGGAAAAGCTGCACTTACTCCAGGACCATCTGCAGAAAGGCCGGAGAGAACCTCAG TTGGGAAAGAGCTCCGAGAAAGATTGTCAGGTGCAGTTGAAGTATTTTCCAGGAGGAATGTCTCTGGTTCCAGTCCACATGTTGATCATCCCAAACAAAAGGCTCACGAGGATGTG CTTCCTGATCCTGACCGAGCACGTGGTTCTTCTCGATACGGAAGCTCCTCAAGAAGAGCTATAATTACAAACAGCAAGCCTGGTTCTTCTGGTGATCACAGTGGTGAGGGTCGTCGACTTGTTTCCAGCACTGGGCGCCCCTCTACCACACAGAGACTTCATTCTTCTCATGAGACAAAACCAACCTCATTTGTTCGACAATCAACAAAAAGCGGTCGTGACGATCCTCTCCGGAGCTTTGAACTTCTATCAATCAGGAAGTAA
- the LOC111794951 gene encoding CRIB domain-containing protein RIC7-like — MSNNNKMKGLLKGLRYISQIFDNEKEPEMQIGVPTDVKHVAHIGWDGPSVNSPSWMTEFKGDPGDASGQLASQDTNHTARDMPEIPKASRRQSSTVGGSAGDSPTREKSEKTRSKKSSKSKESSTSDGIRPSHRSSELSQGGESGAPKKARRKKSKEDGSTRSRSKGAAADISCKIIGCLVIKLGDE; from the exons ATGtctaataacaataaaatgaaAGGCCTCCTCAAAGGCCTCAGATACATTTCTCAAATATTTG ATAATGAGAAAGAACCTGAAATGCAGATTGGTGTACCCACAGATGTCAAACATGTTGCCCATATTGGATGGGATGGTCCTTCAGTCAATTCTCCAAGCTGG ATGACTGAATTCAAAGGTGATCCTGGAGATGCCTCTGGCCAATTGGCTTCTCAAG ATACGAACCACACGGCTCGGGATATGCCGGAGATACCAAAAGCATCGAGAAGACAGTCATCAACTGTCGGCGGCAGTGCGGGGGATTCTCCGACAAGGGAGAAATCGGAGAAGACAAGGTCAAAGAAATCTTCAAAGTCCAAGGAATCGTCTACGTCGGATGGCATTAGACCGTCGCACCGAAGCTCCGAACTGTCCCAGGGCGGCGAGTCGGGGGCTCCGAAGAAAGCGCGACGGAAGAAATCGAAGGAAGACGGATCGACGAGATCGAGATCAAAAGGTGCGGCGGCGGATATTT CATGCAAAATTATTGGATGTTTGGTGATCAAATTGGGCGACGAATAA
- the LOC111794821 gene encoding protein NRT1/ PTR FAMILY 5.2-like, translated as MAQVEEKGSADGRDDYTQDGTVSLKGDPIFRSKTGRWRACSFIVVFEVFERMAYYGIATNLVVYMTDKLHQDIVTSANNVTNWIGTVWMTPIIGAYIADAYLGRYWTFVASSAIYLIGMVLLTLSVSLPALRPPSCGDEAKEGHCDKQASPLQVGIFFCALYIVAIGTGGTKPNISTMGADQFDDFEPKERTQKLSFFNWWMFSIFFGTLFSNTFLVYIQDTVGWGLGYGIPTVGFSISVLVFLIGTPFYRHKLPSGSPFSRIAKVIVAAVGNRKLPIPDDTKELHELNLEDYTNSKKYRIDHTHSLRFLDKAAVQGETSSARTPCTVTQVEETKQMIKMIPILAATFIPSALVSQVGTLFVKQGATLDRSLGPHFEIPAASLAVFVTIFMLISIVIYDCFFVPFARRFTKNPRGITLLQRMGVGLVLQITIMVAACITERMRLKTVRENKIFRKEDQVPLSIFILLPQFALTGIADAFAEVAKLEFFYDQAPEGMKSLGTSYFTTSLGIGHFLSSFLLKTVADITKKNHSNWVLDNLNVSHLDHYYALLAILGFINFLFFLVAAKLYVYNADCAESKQEFIVALITTEAAPHQASKIRPT; from the exons ATGGCACAGGTGGAAGAGAAAGGCTCCGCAGACGGAAGAGATGATTATACACAAGATGGAACCGTGAGTCTCAAAGGTGATCCTATTTTCAGATCGAAGACTGGGAGATGGAGAGCCTGTTCCTTCATTGTTG TGTTCGAGGTGTTTGAGAGGATGGCATACTATGGGATTGCAACAAACTTGGTGGTGTATATGACCGACAAACTTCATCAAGACATTGTGACATCTGCCAATAATGTCACCAACTGGATTGGAACTGTGTGGATGACACCAATTATAGGTGCCTACATTGCTGACGCTTATCTCGGTCGATACTGGACCTTTGTCGCATCTTCTGCAATTTACCTCATT GGAATGGTCCTGCTAACCTTGTCAGTTTCATTGCCAGCCCTGAGACCACCATCATGCGGCGATGAGGCCAAAGAAGGTCATTGTGACAAACAAGCCTCGCCTCTTCAAGTAGGCATTTTCTTCTGTGCATTGTACATAGTCGCAATTGGAACTGGTGGAACCAAACCCAACATTTCGACAATGGGAGCTGACCagtttgatgattttgaaCCCAAGGAAAGAACACAAAAGCTCTCCTTTTTCAATTGGTGGATGTTCAGCATTTTCTTTGGCACTCTGTTCTCAAACACTTTCTTGGTTTACATCCAAGACACCGTAGGTTGGGGCCTTGGATATGGGATTCCAACTGTCGGGTTTTCAATCTCTGTGCTTGTATTTCTGATTGGCACTCCATTTTATAGGCACAAATTGCCTTCAGGGAGCCCTTTCAGCAGGATAGCTAAGGTGATTGTGGCTGCTGTGGGGAACCGGAAACTGCCAATTCCTGATGATACAAAGGAGCTTCATGAGCTTAATTTGGAAGATTACactaattcaaaaaaatataggaTTGATCATACTCATTCATTAAG ATTCCTAGACAAAGCAGCCGTTCAGGGTGAGACGAGCTCAGCAAGGACACCATGCACTGTTACTCAAGTTGAAGAAACAAAGCAAATGATTAAAATGATACCCATTCTGGCAGCGACATTCATTCCAAGTGCACTAGTTTCACAAGTGGGTACACTATTTGTGAAACAAGGCGCCACCCTTGACAGAAGCTTGGGTCCCCATTTTGAAATTCCTGCAGCAAGCCTTGCAGTTTTTGTAACAATCTTTATGCTGATCAGCATTGTCATCTATGACTGTTTCTTCGTTCCATTTGCTCGTCGATTCACCAAAAACCCTAGAGGGATCACATTGCTCCAAAGGATGGGTGTTGGACTAGTGTTGCAAATTACTATCATGGTCGCAGCATGTATTACTGAAAGGATGAGACTGAAAACCGTTAGAGAAAACAAGATTTTTCGCAAAGAAGACCAGGTTCCACtctccattttcattcttcttcctcaatttGCCTTGACAGGAATAGCAGATGCCTTTGCAGAAGTTGCAAAGCTTGAGTTCTTCTATGACCAAGCACCAGAAGGCATGAAAAGCCTTGGCACCTCCTACTTCACCACCAGCTTGGGAATTGGACATTTTCTGAGTAGTTTTTTACTGAAGACCGTGGCTGatataaccaaaaaaaaccACAGCAATTGGGTTTTGGACAATCTAAACGTCTCTCATCTAGACCATTATTACGCATTATTGGCCATCTTGGGCTTCATCaactttctcttctttctggTAGCTGCAAAGTTGTATGTTTATAACGCTGATTGTGCAGAATCCAAACAAGAATTTATCGTGGCATTGATAACAACGGAAGCTGCTCCTCATCAGGCCTCAAAAATCCGACCAACCTGA